One window of Mediterraneibacter butyricigenes genomic DNA carries:
- the rpsQ gene encoding 30S ribosomal protein S17: MEERNLRKTRTGRVVSDKMDKTIVVAVEDHVKHPLYKKIVKRTYKLKAHDENNECKVGDTVKVMETRPLSKDKRWRLVEIMERAK, encoded by the coding sequence GTGGAAGAAAGAAATCTTAGAAAAACCCGTACGGGTAGGGTCGTTAGCGACAAGATGGACAAGACAATCGTTGTTGCAGTAGAAGACCACGTAAAACATCCACTTTATAAGAAAATCGTAAAAAGAACTTATAAACTGAAAGCTCACGATGAAAACAATGAGTGTAAAGTTGGCGATACAGTAAAAGTTATGGAGACAAGACCGCTGTCCAAGGACAAGAGATGGAGACTTGTCGAGATTATGGAAAGAGCGAAATAA
- the rplN gene encoding 50S ribosomal protein L14, producing the protein MIQQESRLKVADNTGAKELLCIRVLGGSTRRYASIGDVIVATVKDATPGGVVKKGDVVKAVVVRTVKGTRRKDGSYIRFDENAAVIIKDDMNPRGTRIFGPVARELRDKKFMKIVSLAPEVL; encoded by the coding sequence ATGATACAACAGGAAAGTAGACTTAAAGTAGCAGACAATACAGGTGCTAAAGAATTACTTTGTATCCGTGTCCTGGGTGGCTCTACAAGAAGATATGCCAGCATCGGAGACGTGATCGTTGCGACTGTTAAAGATGCAACACCAGGCGGCGTTGTAAAAAAAGGTGATGTAGTAAAGGCTGTAGTTGTCCGTACTGTAAAAGGCACACGTCGTAAAGACGGTTCCTATATCAGATTCGATGAAAATGCTGCTGTTATTATAAAAGATGATATGAACCCACGTGGAACACGTATTTTTGGACCAGTAGCAAGAGAGCTGAGAGACAAGAAATTCATGAAGATTGTTTCCCTGGCTCCGGAAGTACTCTAG
- the rplE gene encoding 50S ribosomal protein L5, with protein MSRLKEQYQNEIIDAMIKKFGYKNIMEVPKLDKVVINMGVGEAKENAKVLESAIADMEKISGQKAVVTRAKNSVANFKIREGMPIGCKVTLRGERMYEFVDRLINLALPRVRDFRGVNPNAFDGRGNYALGIKEQLIFPEIEYDKIDKVRGMDVIFVTTAKTDEEARELLTQFNMPFTK; from the coding sequence TTGAGTAGACTGAAAGAACAGTATCAGAATGAGATCATTGATGCAATGATCAAAAAGTTTGGATATAAAAATATTATGGAAGTTCCGAAGCTTGATAAAGTCGTAATCAATATGGGTGTCGGCGAAGCTAAGGAAAACGCAAAGGTTTTGGAATCAGCAATCGCTGATATGGAGAAGATCTCCGGACAGAAAGCTGTTGTAACAAGAGCTAAGAATTCTGTCGCAAACTTCAAAATCAGAGAAGGTATGCCGATCGGATGTAAGGTAACACTGAGAGGCGAGAGAATGTACGAATTCGTTGATCGTCTGATCAACCTTGCACTTCCACGTGTACGTGACTTCCGTGGAGTTAATCCTAACGCATTTGACGGAAGAGGAAACTATGCACTTGGAATTAAAGAGCAGCTGATTTTCCCGGAAATCGAGTATGATAAGATTGATAAAGTAAGAGGTATGGATGTAATCTTTGTTACAACTGCCAAAACTGATGAAGAAGCACGTGAATTATTGACTCAGTTCAATATGCCATTCACCAAGTAA
- the rpsC gene encoding 30S ribosomal protein S3, which produces MGQKVNPHGLRVGIIKDWDSKWYADKEFADYLVEDHKIRTFLKKRLYSAGISRIEIERASERVKIIVYTARPGVVIGKGGSEIEKVKKELEVFTDKKLIVDIKEVKRPDRDAQLVAENIAQQLENRISFRRAMKSCMSRTMKAGALGVKTSVSGRLGGADMARTEFYSEGTIPLQTLRADIDYGFAEADTTYGKVGVKVWIYKGEVLPTKADKEGSDK; this is translated from the coding sequence ATGGGACAGAAAGTTAATCCGCATGGTTTAAGAGTCGGTATTATTAAAGACTGGGATTCCAAGTGGTATGCAGACAAAGAGTTCGCAGACTATCTTGTAGAAGACCACAAGATCAGAACATTTCTGAAGAAGAGATTATACAGCGCAGGCATTTCCCGTATCGAGATCGAAAGAGCTTCCGAGCGTGTAAAGATCATCGTTTACACTGCTAGACCGGGTGTGGTAATCGGTAAAGGTGGTTCTGAGATCGAGAAAGTGAAGAAGGAACTGGAAGTCTTCACTGACAAGAAGCTGATCGTTGATATTAAGGAAGTAAAGAGACCGGACAGAGATGCACAGCTCGTTGCAGAAAACATTGCTCAGCAGCTGGAAAACCGTATTTCATTCAGACGTGCTATGAAGTCCTGCATGTCCAGAACAATGAAAGCCGGAGCACTCGGAGTTAAGACTTCTGTATCCGGACGTCTTGGTGGAGCTGATATGGCTCGTACAGAGTTCTACAGCGAGGGAACAATTCCGCTTCAGACACTGAGAGCAGACATTGACTATGGATTCGCAGAAGCTGACACAACATACGGAAAAGTCGGCGTAAAGGTTTGGATTTACAAAGGCGAAGTTCTTCCGACAAAGGCTGATAAGGAAGGGAGCGATAAATAA
- the rplP gene encoding 50S ribosomal protein L16, with protein MLMPKRVKHRKQFRGTMKGKALRGNKISHGEYGIVALEPCWIRSNQIEAARVAMTRYIKRGGKVWIKIFPDKPVTATPAETRMGKGKGALEYWAAVVKPGRVMFEIAGVPEEVAREALRLAMHKLPCKCKIVSRAELEGGDNSED; from the coding sequence ATGTTAATGCCAAAAAGAGTAAAACATCGTAAACAGTTCCGTGGCACTATGAAGGGTAAAGCCCTCAGAGGAAATAAGATCTCTCACGGTGAATATGGTATTGTTGCATTGGAGCCATGCTGGATCCGTTCAAATCAGATCGAAGCAGCCCGTGTCGCTATGACCCGTTACATCAAACGTGGTGGTAAAGTTTGGATCAAAATTTTCCCGGATAAACCGGTAACAGCTACACCGGCTGAAACTCGAATGGGTAAAGGTAAAGGTGCGCTGGAGTACTGGGCAGCAGTAGTGAAACCAGGTCGTGTAATGTTCGAGATCGCAGGAGTACCGGAGGAAGTTGCAAGAGAAGCTCTTCGTCTTGCTATGCATAAGCTTCCATGCAAGTGTAAAATCGTTTCTCGTGCTGAATTAGAAGGCGGTGATAACAGTGAAGATTAA
- the rpmC gene encoding 50S ribosomal protein L29, whose translation MKINTFIEELRGKSVEELNEELVAAKKELFNLRFQNATNQLDNTSRIKEVRKNIARIQTLITEAGR comes from the coding sequence GTGAAGATTAATACATTTATTGAAGAATTAAGAGGAAAATCCGTAGAGGAATTAAATGAAGAATTAGTAGCTGCTAAAAAAGAGCTTTTCAATCTGAGATTCCAGAACGCAACAAACCAGCTGGACAACACAAGCAGAATCAAAGAAGTAAGAAAGAATATTGCTCGTATTCAGACTCTGATCACAGAAGCTGGAAGATAG
- the rplX gene encoding 50S ribosomal protein L24, which yields MSTMKIKKGDMVKVIAGKDKDKEGKVIAVDQKAGKVLVEGVNMVTKHTKPSMTNQNGGIVHQEAYIDASNVMYLHKGAATRVGFKMDGDKKVRVAKSTGEVID from the coding sequence ATGTCAACTATGAAGATCAAAAAGGGCGATATGGTTAAAGTAATCGCTGGTAAAGATAAAGACAAAGAAGGCAAGGTTATCGCTGTTGACCAGAAAGCTGGAAAAGTTCTTGTTGAAGGCGTAAACATGGTTACCAAGCACACAAAACCGAGCATGACAAACCAGAATGGTGGAATCGTTCACCAGGAAGCATACATCGATGCATCTAACGTTATGTACCTTCACAAAGGTGCAGCTACAAGAGTTGGATTCAAGATGGATGGAGACAAAAAAGTCCGTGTTGCTAAGTCAACAGGTGAAGTGATCGATTAA